In Rhodopirellula islandica, a single window of DNA contains:
- a CDS encoding orotidine 5'-phosphate decarboxylase / HUMPS family protein, which translates to MRPIVQISLDLTNIDEALETAELAMRAGVDWLEAGTPLILAEGLHGVRELRAAFPKTPIVADLKTMDGGYLEAEMMANAGATHVVVMARAHEETIRCVVQAGADFGCQVMGDNMVSEDMVAGAKRLEDLGCGFVIHHIGYDERRGIAARGDRMPSPLDQLREVVQAVKVPVQAVGGLSIEQAIECPKYGAPLVVLGAPLTIDADAFRTADGDLESSLRMICEAVHAQNVV; encoded by the coding sequence ATGCGTGCGGGGGTGGATTGGCTGGAGGCGGGAACCCCGTTGATCTTGGCAGAAGGCTTGCACGGCGTCCGAGAACTTCGTGCCGCGTTCCCGAAAACGCCGATCGTTGCCGACCTCAAAACAATGGACGGCGGGTACTTGGAAGCCGAGATGATGGCGAATGCCGGCGCCACCCACGTCGTTGTCATGGCTCGGGCTCACGAAGAAACCATTCGCTGCGTCGTCCAAGCGGGGGCCGACTTCGGTTGCCAAGTCATGGGCGACAACATGGTCAGCGAAGACATGGTCGCCGGTGCCAAACGACTGGAAGACCTGGGGTGCGGTTTTGTCATCCACCACATTGGGTACGACGAACGACGAGGCATCGCGGCTCGCGGCGACCGAATGCCCAGCCCGCTGGATCAATTGCGTGAAGTGGTTCAGGCGGTGAAGGTTCCCGTCCAAGCCGTCGGAGGTTTGTCGATCGAACAAGCCATCGAGTGCCCCAAGTACGGTGCCCCTTTGGTGGTCCTGGGCGCGCCTCTGACCATCGACGCCGACGCCTTTCGCACCGCCGATGGTGACCTGGAATCCTCCCTGCGAATGATCTGCGAAGCCGTGCACGCGCAAAACGTCGTCTAA